The Drechmeria coniospora strain ARSEF 6962 chromosome 02, whole genome shotgun sequence genome has a segment encoding these proteins:
- a CDS encoding C6 transcription factor FacB — MLPSSRRNNTSLPSLAGSRFPSPVHLHMPRPFDSSPYFDPVLLGQGAVHPCRHRQRPRTSEVEDGRQSHRSSKRQSTLVRDGLRGPPPTSLRLLSIVARPVRALGTELVVPRAAAAAAAADAVSTTPSSSFVFPPLPVDGQRHDESREDDASVAMPGILPMKVIKVGTSAQSRIAQACDRCRSKKIRCDGVRPTCSQCANVGFECRTSDKLSRRAFPRGYTESLEERVRQLECEVRELKDLLDEKDEKIDMLSAVHGSHRRPPSFTSWSNSTSSSPDASKDAQPVDKEDTFRVQGTPLLLGVENSDSYFMGPSSGRSIITSLKRKLEETGKPCLDFNPDAFLHVQGCPPLATADDADGSITVPPRLFSDRCVNVFFQEWAPLFPALHKPTFLRVYEEFAADPDKVRCGYKRAQLYLVFSIAGLSFESPDYPQLAACEKQWTDALESLQIESTMDSLQCLILAMLYYTVRADNKRLQHYKSVAVGLSHRLGLHQCQKRFSLGALTLETRKKVFWTLYTLDCFTAATMGLPKLLRDEDIQVDYPSDTDDEYITEKGFQPTLPGEYTRLSSALALFRAARILARVLEKVYPVSTNAELSLQQMAAFERELDEWYAELPNHLRLNFVQDKPSTDVTGSRSPLLALAYYYIRTLIYRPVVGSSLDHKSAQPLLSISESSKHMIQISQLLEERGMSFSFCVNKFDLLAVCGITLLYQVVDLKHDSKLTRDSERLVNGVMATLAKAKAPGFVDLTRVARTLISVDEQNGAGAEPEPSSGYAGPDRQRSSPPSRGQQATAGHPLSRLHHNTASEGELQRRQDRMRRTTMPDVAVRGPDLYRSQSRQSFDSLASDGVVSHQSYCMHMAQPQGAVAADDCACRVMPNLDYLSLGTTPAETQSSPSAGSFTQMQTPASASGMSTQLLPPEGGAGKMTAFSPAEWETLLGAMDGGLNNVYDAIYGGTSLVGDAPVAACGNGNEWSPDAWDLSGFNIADFGGNPGAAQSVLSDESLSSGEEMAPSELGLSVGSADLGNLANARSGRDNYVTEVFSL, encoded by the exons ATGCTCCCGTCGTCTCGACGAAATAATActtccctcccctcccttgCCGGCTCCCGCTTCCCTTCCCCTGTCCATCTCCACATGCCACGTCCTTTCGACTCCTCACCTTACTTCGACCCCGTCCTGCTCGGCCAAGGTGCAGTG CATCCttgtcgtcatcgccaacgTCCCCGAACGAGTGAGGTGGAAGACGGACGACAGAGCCATCGATCATCGAAACGCCAGTCGACCCTCGTGCGAGACGGCCTGCGTGGCCCGCCGCCAACTTCGCTCCGCCTCctctccatcgtcgcccgACCGGTGCGTGCCCTTGGGACGGAGCTCGTGGTGcctcgtgccgccgccgccgccgccgccgccgacgccgtttCGACGAcaccctcctcttcctttgtttttcctcctcttccggtcgacggccagcgTCACGACGAGTCCCGCGAGGACGACGCATCCGTCGCCATGCCCGGAATCCTCCCCATGAAGGTCATCAAGGTGGGCACCAGCGCCCAGAGTCGAATCGCCCAAGCCTGCGACCGGTGCCGCAGCAAGAAGATACGATGCGACGGCGTCCGCCCGACGTGCTCTCAGTGTGCCAACGTGGGCTTCGAATGCCGCACCAGCGACAAGCTGAGCCGGCGGGCTTTCCCTCGGGGCTACACCGAATCCCTCGAGGAGCGTGTCCGCCAGCTCGAGTGCGAGGTCCGAGAGCTCAAGGACCTGCTCGACGAAAAGGACGAAAAGATTGACAtgctctcggccgtccacggcagccaccgccgcccgcccTCCTTCACCTCGTGGTCCaactcgacctcgtcctcgcccgacGCGTCCAAGGATGCGCAGCCCGTCGACAAGGAGGATACCTTTCGCGTCCAGGGCACGcctctgctcctcggcgtcgagaatTCCGACTCCTACTTCATGGGCCCGTCGAGCGGACGCTCCATCATCA CCTCGTTGAAGCGCAAGCTCGAGGAAACCGGCAAGCCTTGCCTCGACTTCAACCCCGACGCCTTCCTCCACGTCCAAGGATGCCCGCCCCTCGcgaccgccgacgacgctgacggcTCCATCACCGTCCCGCCTCGTCTCTTCTCCGACCGCTGCGTCAACGTCTTCTTCCAGGAGTGGGCCCCGCTCTTCCCGGCCTTGCACAAGCCGACCTTCCTGCGCGTCTACGAGGAGTTCGCCGCCGACCCCGACAAGGTCAGGTGCGGCTACAAACGCGCCCAGCTCTACCTCGTCTTCAGCATCGCCGGCCTCTCCTTCGAATCGCCCGACTACCCGCAGCTGGCGGCCTGCGAGAAGCAGTGGACCGACGCGCTCGAGTCGCTGCAGATCGAGAGCACCATGGATTCGCTCCAGtgcctcatcctcgccatgcTCTACTACACCGTCCGCGCCGACAACAAGCGCCTGCAGCACTACAAGtctgtcgccgtcggcttgtcgcaccgcctcggccttcaCCAGTGCCAGAAGCGCTTCTCCTTGGGCGCCCTGACCCTCGAGACGAGGAAGAAGGTGTTTTGGACCCTCTACACGCTGGACTG CTTCACCGCCGCCACCATGGGCCTCCCCAAGCTGCTGAGGGATGAGGACATCCAGGTCGACTACCCGTCCGACACGGACGACGAGTACATCACCGAGAAGGGCTTCcagccgacgctgccgggcGAGTACACTCGCCTCTCCAGCGCCTTGGCTCTCTTCCGCGCCGCGCGCATCCTGGCCCGGGTGCTGGAGAAGGTCTATCCCGTCTCGACCAACGCCGAGCTGTCCCTGCAGCAGATGGCCGCCTTTGAACGCGAGCTCGACGAATGGTACGCCGAGCTGCCGAATCACCTGCGCCTCAACTTTGTCCAGGACAAGCCCTCTACCGACGTCACCGGTAGCCGCTCGCCCCTGCTG GCCTTGGCCTACTACTACATACGCACCCTCATCTACcgccccgtcgtcggctcgtccCTCGACCACAAGTCCGCCCAACCCTTGCTCTCGATTTCCGAGTCGAGCAAGCACATGATCCAAATCAGCCAGCTTCTCGAGGAGCGAGGCATGAGCTTCTCGTTTTGCGTCAACAAGTTtgacctcctcgccgtctgcGGAATCACCCTGCTCTACCAGGTGGTGGACCTGAAGCACGACAGCAAGCTGACGCGGGACTCGGAGCGCCTCGTCAACGGCGTCATGGCGACgctcgccaaggccaaggcccccggcttcgtcgacctgACACGCGTCGCCCGGACCCTCatctccgtcgacgagcagaacggagccggagccgagccggagccgagCTCTGGCTACGCGGGGCCCGACCGGCAGcggtcctcgccgccgtcgaggggccagcaggcgacggcgggccaCCCGCTGAGCCGGCTGCATCACAAcacggcgagcgagggcgagctccagcggcggcaggacAGGATGCGACGAACGACGATGCCCGACGTCGCGGTCCGAGGGCCCGACTTGTACCGCTCGCAATCCCGGCAGTCCTTTGACAGCCTCGCTTCGGACGGCGTCGTGAGCCATCAGAGCTACTGCATGCACATGGCGCAGCCGCAGGGcgctgtcgccgccgacgattgCGCGTGCCGCGTGATGCCCAACCTCGACTACCTCTCCCTCGGCACCACTCCTGCCGAGACGCAgtcgtccccgtcggcggGAAGCTTCACGCAGATGCAGAcgcccgcgtcggcgtcggggatGTCGACGCAGCTGCTGCCTCCCGAGGGCGGTGCCGGAAAGATGACGGCCTTTTCGCCAGCCGAGTGGGAGACGTTGCTGGGAGCCATGGACGGAGGGCTCAACAACGTGTACGACGCCATCTACGGCGGGacgagcctcgtcggcgacgcgcccgtcgccgcctgcggGAACGGCAACGAGTGGTCACCAGACGCCTGGGACCTGAGCGGCTTCAACATTGCCGACTTTGGCGGCAACCCGGGTGCGGCCCAGAGCGTGCTGAGCGACGAGAGCTTGAGCTCGGGCGAGGAGATGGCGCCGTCGGAGCTCGGCCTGAGCGTCGGGAGCGCCGACCTCGGGAACCTGGCCAACGCGAGAAGCGGCCGTGACAACTACGTCACCGAGGTGTTTTCTCTATGA